One region of bacterium BMS3Abin08 genomic DNA includes:
- a CDS encoding putative transmembrane protein, with translation MVSAFRLFISRITVKTLPQAKRIIRIVVGFTLLLVGLLLIVLPGPASVVIPLALAILAGEFVWARRLLDRFNSGLHHIFRRKGKRG, from the coding sequence ATGGTCAGCGCATTCAGACTCTTTATAAGCCGTATAACCGTCAAGACACTGCCTCAGGCGAAGAGAATAATTCGGATAGTCGTGGGATTCACACTGCTTCTGGTCGGCCTGTTACTCATCGTGCTGCCCGGCCCTGCGTCGGTGGTAATACCGCTTGCGCTTGCGATACTTGCCGGAGAATTCGTCTGGGCAAGGAGGCTTCTCGACAGGTTCAATTCCGGCTTGCATCATATTTTCAGAAGAAAGGGGAAGAGAGGTTGA
- a CDS encoding DNA polymerase III subunit delta: MGLKKFIKEAEKGFPSGFYFLYSKDPFFLSEATSRITDKIPPEKRSFSLMAFDMENSSGSVSAIKDVIGVLNTAGFFGGRKTVILKNTQALKKADIKVLSGYLKDPAPDSLLVMLATKSPPALLKELLNGHNLFALDMKERELRLWAGGVARGVGVSIDPDALNYIMAITGGDAGRIYSEIEKLSLLGKEGIGLDDIHQTLPGTVQSNVFNLAGSIIQKDAKKTFRIFNSLKEGLDPYSIIGAINWKFADLYRKSGKERGGYYRKAFKYMLEADRRLKSSGGEYPLEELLIKLLQI, from the coding sequence ATGGGCTTAAAAAAATTCATAAAAGAAGCGGAAAAGGGGTTTCCGTCAGGGTTTTATTTCCTTTATTCAAAGGATCCCTTTTTTCTGAGTGAGGCAACATCAAGGATAACGGACAAGATACCTCCTGAGAAACGCTCTTTCTCCCTTATGGCCTTTGATATGGAAAACTCTTCAGGATCAGTATCTGCCATAAAGGATGTCATCGGGGTCCTCAATACCGCAGGTTTCTTTGGAGGACGTAAGACCGTAATCCTCAAGAACACACAGGCATTAAAGAAAGCTGATATAAAGGTGCTGTCAGGCTACCTGAAAGACCCTGCGCCGGATTCGCTTCTCGTGATGCTTGCAACCAAATCACCTCCGGCCCTGCTGAAAGAGCTCCTCAACGGCCACAATCTGTTCGCCCTTGATATGAAGGAGCGTGAGCTGAGGCTCTGGGCGGGAGGCGTAGCCAGGGGGGTCGGGGTTTCAATTGATCCGGATGCGCTGAACTACATCATGGCAATTACGGGTGGTGATGCCGGAAGGATATACTCGGAGATTGAGAAGCTGAGCCTCCTCGGAAAGGAGGGGATAGGGCTGGATGATATCCACCAGACACTTCCCGGCACTGTCCAGTCCAATGTCTTCAACCTTGCCGGTTCAATCATCCAGAAGGACGCCAAGAAGACCTTCAGGATATTCAACTCTTTAAAAGAAGGCCTTGACCCATATTCAATTATTGGAGCAATAAACTGGAAGTTTGCCGACCTTTACAGGAAATCCGGAAAGGAGAGGGGGGGGTACTATCGCAAGGCCTTTAAATATATGCTTGAGGCGGACAGAAGACTGAAGTCCTCAGGAGGAGAGTATCCCCTTGAGGAACTCCTGATCAAGCTGCTTCAGATCTGA
- the rpsT gene encoding 30S ribosomal protein S20 has translation MVKKNLSALKRVRQADKRALRNRAWKSRIKTIVKKVDTAVGAKDAETAQDALKEAIKVISKASSKGIIHRNTASRKISRLMKKVTAAFRSEAA, from the coding sequence ATGGTAAAGAAGAATCTATCAGCTCTCAAGCGTGTAAGACAGGCAGACAAACGTGCCCTCAGAAACAGGGCATGGAAGAGTCGTATAAAGACAATCGTCAAGAAGGTTGATACTGCGGTCGGCGCAAAAGATGCCGAGACTGCGCAGGATGCGCTGAAGGAGGCTATCAAGGTAATCTCCAAGGCATCCTCAAAGGGCATAATACACAGAAACACTGCTTCACGGAAAATATCAAGGCTTATGAAGAAGGTTACCGCCGCCTTCAGATCTGAAGCAGCTTGA